From the Nematostella vectensis chromosome 7, jaNemVect1.1, whole genome shotgun sequence genome, the window TGATGGAAACATTTGAGCCTACCTCACTCGCAGAATCTCCCAATCTCTCGGCGCTGGGCTTCCTGTGCCGGCCTCTGTCAATGGCTTCGCTAATTTGCATATTGAAGCGTGGCAAATTCTCTATTTCTCCGATGTCTCGAATTATTTTCGCGCAAACTCTCTTCGAATCGCTGCTTCTTATCTAAATTATCACCCAAATAATACACTCTGCAGCCAATTCTCAGTCTTCAAGAGTCTTTTAATGATGTAGTGGTGTGTGAGTTCTCTAAATCAACGTCCGCAAGAGTTTCTAATAGTACGACAACTCGTTCACGTGCCATCCAGCTCGGCACCTTTCGCCGCTTTTATTCTTCGTGATGCGCGTGTTCGCATGTATTATTAAAactaaacataaacaaaatacataATCACAATCAATAGCTCAATATAAAAATAGGCAGTCAAAGACTGCATGTGACTCAAGGTATAATGCATAAGAAACGTAAAGAGTAGAGACTTTAGTGTAGGTCTTAGCATAGTGAATTGTTTCTGAAGAAGTTAGAATTTACAGTGTAAGCATAAGAAACAGAAAGATGTGAAAAATTAGGTTGTGTGGCTAAACACCATAAAAATGTTCAATTttgcaaaatataaacattttatttccacttcaatataaatatataacgtGAATACAATTTTTGTGGCTTttcaaaaatattgatatagtGTTATAATATGAACAGTAACatcttatataaaaatatattcaataaaatccctttaaaataatatttgtctGTACTTTCACTCTATTTTGTAATATAATTGTGAAATGTTTGTTGATTAGAAACAATTTATCATGGATGGTCTTGGTTGACCAATAACTAGATTTTGGCTTATACAATATGATCAATATGAGTTGAATATCAGCAAGACCATTGTACACAGTCATCTAGATACAATATGAACAAGAACAATAATGCTGGTTCCAGTTTTACAACTAAACGAACTCTAAATTTAACTTTTTTGAATGAATTTCTCTGTATTATACAAGAAAAGCAGAGAATATCAGACATTATGCCTGTAGTTCaacaaaaactcaaaatatgcaaataaatgtttttctgtAGTGTTTATACCTTCGACGTGTTTTGAGGTCTAAAAGAGAACCTGATGAATGACAGAGGTTGAATTATCCACAATAAGTTGCTTAGTTCCAGCAGTTAAGAAAAGCTTGTTCAGTTCTTTAGGTGATAAGTCATCTATTCTAGTGTCGCCTTTGTTGATGGAGATGAGAAAACTTTGCAGGCCATCATTAAAGCATGTGTACATCTGCATTTTGCCATCAGTTTTCTTGACAGTTAAGTTGCAAACCAGTTTTGTTTGGCATTCTGAAAAGAGCATAGTTGTTTGGCAAGTTGGCAGGGGACATGTTATCATGTCATCTTCACTATCATCTTGATTTAGCGTGGTGTTGCATACAACACAAGAGTTTGCTGCTTTCACATTGGCACCGATAAACCGTCCCTCGATAATATTTTCAGCAAATTGCTCAGATGTTAAGTTTATGTCATGGATTTGTCGATCAGCTGGTTCAATTGATGTTGAAGTATTTGTAGATAGATATTTAACGTCATCAAATACTCTGATTCTAACATTCTTAAATGTGTACGTTTTTCCACATTCTACACTGTCAATGAGGTCTTCCCAGAGAGTGAGTTTTATTGTGCTATGCTCATCACCAATGATACAGTCTGATTTCTTTAGCTGTTGACCTTGTTTAATGATCAATTGATTTTCGTGATTCTTTGTTACCACCTTAGCAACAATGTCAACTGCCTTGTATTCTGGCGCTGATAACGCTTCTTGCACCGTCACAATAGATGAGACAACTTGGGAGTTATATGAGAATTCTGGCGCTGCTGATGTTATCTTTGATTTTTTCGTCATTCTGAACTCTTCAGAGGTACTGGTGCTAGCCATTCTTTTGGTGGCTGTGATTTTTATTGGTGATTTATTTTGGTATGGTTCAAGGAGATTTTTTCTTAGCTGTGGGTCATAGCACACGGCACGGACCTTTTCAGCTTCTCCAGTTTGGACAAGACAGTCAAAGTatggttttctgttttttttttttcgcatgcTTAACAGGACTTAGGCTATGAACAAAACCCTCTAGTTGAACATCTGAAAGAATAGAACTTATTTTAGTCATTGCAAACACATTGTTTATTATGCTTTACACaacaaagaaatatatatcttACCTGGTGAGTCGTCAGCTTTGTTGAGTTGTTGTTGTCTGCAATTAAAAGGAGATGTTATGTAATAATATTAGCAAAGAGTACAAAGATATTACCTAAGATAAGATGGAAAcgaaaaatagaaatgaaattAAGATACAAGTACTTACGGGTTTGTTGTAGGAGTGCTCATGTTGGTATTCTGTAATGAAATAAAGTGTATCTAAACAATTGCACTATTGAGTGTATTTAACTGTGTTTCTAATACataatatttataataagTACCTAATTATTCAGAATACCGGTAGTCTCATAAGAACATAATCAGTATGTGCTAATGTTAAATAAACTAGTGTGTAATGTAAATTGTTTGCACTGTATTTATAGACTCCATTATCAATTTTTGCCTTTAGTTAATGAAGCTGTTTATCAATACACAAATGGCTTTATGATCAGAAAAATATGTCTCCAAAATCTGAAAGCTTGTTTGCACTTCAGGTAAATTAGTGTAGATGTGGTCAATACAGGTTTTACTGTCTGTTGTACTACATGAAACTAGCTGTCTATAACAATTTTGTGTTATAAAAAAGTTATAAAGTGATGCACGGCGTGATTCACTGAACCAGTTCACATTGAAATCaccaataaaaatgttaatttGTGTTGGTAGAGAGTCTAGTGTCTCTTTCATAGCATTACATAATTCTGTTATTGATACTGTTGGTGAGCTGTATACTCCCACTATTGTAATATGAGGTATGATCATAAACCTCAAAATAGTTATTTCTACACCATGTATATTACTACAAAATGGATATCCTGGGTAATAGTCAAGACGGCTATACACTGCTGTACCTCCATATGGCCTTACATTTTGTCTTGGTGTACCATCATTTCTGAACAATGTATAGTTTTTATCATCTAATAGATAtgaatcatcattttcatgCTGAAAAAATCTtgtttctgaaaaaaatatttacatcaGTGCTTGAGTAATTTAAGTCATGACGTATGTCATCTATATGCTTGTGCAATGATCTTGCATTGAGAAAACAGATTTTAATACTAGCTTGAGGTGCTTCATATATGGGACTAACAGAAAGTGACAGTTTTCCTTCAGTTCTCAATCGATGCATTTCAGTTTGGACGTCAGTATTAACAGCTATTTTGCTTTCACATAAGTCAGTTATATATAGACCATCTATAGTTGTTACTCTACTTAATCCTACATAATGTATATGAGGAATGGCTCTTTTGGTTTCAAAATTTACTACAATTCTACTTTCAGTATCACCCTGTGATCTATGTATTGTTTTAGCAGCAGCAGGTCTAAGTGgaaattgttttctcatcacgTGTACAGATCTTGTTCTACCTACAGCAAATTGAGTGCTAATAGGTTTGATTGGTGTGCATGTTGGTTCAATATCATTGACATATAGCTGTCTATTATCATGCCTGGTTTTTTGACCAACATCAGCATGACCAAACTGTACCCATATAATACCTGATGGTTTGTCTGTTTTATGTATTTGCATAAATTTTATGACACTACCAGCACCATTGgtcataccatcatcatttctAGTGTTTAGTGATATCTCTGTTCTTTCACCAATTGCCAAATGCAAAACAGAATgcagttgttttgtttttctaggaTCTTTAGGTATTTGCTTTAATATTTTGTCTCTAAGTTCTTCCGAATCTGTTCCAATGACAGTGGCATGTGCTTTAATAGAGTATTTTGGACCCTGAAGagcattatgagctttatAGTTGAAGTCATTGACTTTAGcattttgaataaataaatgaggTGCATCTTTGGGATACTGAGCACTAGTGTGGTTAAGAATTCTTTCCTTTAATTTGATTATATCCTCTTTAGTATGATTTCCCTCTCTTAATCTATTCAATAATTCAGCAAAGTCTTTGCTTTCCCTCTGTCGCATGATTTCTTTAAGttcaaacattttgaaaagttCTTGCCATACATTAGGTGCAAGAACACCATATTCATCATTATCCATGTCTTTAAATATATAACCATCCATTACAGGTTGTAATTGAAACAAATCTCCTATAGCAACAATACTAACACCGCCAAATGGTAGCGAGCTGCCTTTGATGTCTTTAAGTCTATTATTGAATTGGACATTAAACATAGTATTACCAACCATAGATATTTCATCTACAAATATCAACTTAAGTCCACCTATTTGACATCTTAATGTATTAAGCCTACTTGAATCAAGTTTCTTATAGTTCTTTAATGACTGACAGGCTGGTACTGCTAAAGCACTATGAATGGTATTGCCCTTTATATTATATGCTGCTTTCCCTGTGGGTGCTAACATAAGTATTTTTGTTTCAGCAAAATTAACGCCAGGTCTGGTGTTATAATATTTCAAAGCAGCTTGGTATAAGGCTTTAGTGACATGTGATTTACCCACACCTGCAccaccacttagaaagcagtAAAATGCCTCACCAGAAGTTTTTATTAAATGTAGTACATGATAGAAAAATTCTTTTTGCTCTTTATTCAACGTCTGTACCATACATCTATATTCATCATCTGGCAGTTCATTCATAATAAGTGTTTCAGTATTATCAACTGATGGTATTCCTAAATCATCTGATAGATTATAGTTTCCAGTGAAGTCAGGATGTAAGTCTTGATCACCTTCAGCTCGGTCTTGTTGTTCAAGATTTTGAGTACAAGGTGCTATCTCATCAAATCTATCCTCTAATCTATTCATGTCttgttttgtatttcattAAAGTCCTCATTGCAAACTGCATATTGTTTCATTTGTTCATTGATGACATTGGCAAGTAACATATAGCGTTCTTCATAAGATGAAAATGTACCAAGAATATCAGTTTCTTCATTTCGCCATGGAGTAAATAGCATTAGAAGTTCACGATAATGTTTTTCCGGCTCAGCTTCCTTATTAAACCACACACTTCTAATTATCCTAGCCTTTGCTcgttttttagttttgctaCGTGGTGTTTTCTGAGCTTctgtatcatcatcatcatttagaTTATCATCAACAAAATTCTCTAACGGAagaccatcaacatcaacttGATTAGTTTGTTTTAAATAAGGCTTTCCAGCACAATCATACCATGCTGCCCAGTCTGCAAGTGTGATATTTTCTAGTTTTAGAGGGCGCTTTGAATATCTTTTGAGTAAACCACTGGACGGTATAGATTTCTTCAGAGTCATCATCCATTTCATTAATATTATCCATTGGTTTTAATAGGTCAACTCTTTCATTAGGTGGTGATgtatttataaatattatcTGTCTAGATGATTTTCTCATTGGAAGCTGTAACACAATGTACACTGCTTCTTGTGCACTTATCTCAACATTATTGAGGAACTTACTTCCAATATCCCTTACTTGttgatttattgttttattaccTTGCCTAGCTTCAGTACATGCCTCTCTTAAAAGTTCACTCATGCCTTTCTGGCCTTTTGATATATAATTCACTATGTACACAGCACATGCATAGACATCTAAGACAAACTGTATATCCATGTTAGCTCTCCATGCAGAGAGACAATCAGGGTTGTAATTATTTATGCGTAATTCATTGGGATTTCTTTTCAGAAACACAGTAGGTGTGTTAATCGATGAACTTACAGCAAGTAAATAGTTTTGTTTAGTGATATTAAGGTTCACGAGTAACTGGTCAAATGTAATATCTTCACCTTCTTTGCTTTCATCTAGATACACTTGAATTGCCTTCCAATTAtctctatatatttttatttccttttcggGTGTATCCTCATCTAGAGGATATATTATCATAGTTTGCTTCATTGGTGGCTGTGGATAGTTAAATCTACATTTGCTGCTTGTATTTTTACGGCATGTATGCGAATGTCTATGTACCTGTCTATTAACCAAGACTAGTAAATCAGCATTGTCTACTGGCTTTTGGCAAGTTATTATCTTATCAATAAATGATGTGACATCTTCATCACTATCTATTTGAAATTGTGGTGCATCTTCAAGCCACATCAGCATATGTATATGAGGAGACCCTCTTTGCTGATATTCTACACGGTAAAACCAGTCAGATATTTTACCTAAAGGTTGAGCAGAACTGAACAAGAAGTTTGTTAAAAATTGATTAACTTGATAATCAAAGTGTCTTGCACATGTCACAGGGTCACTCTGAATTAAGCGACACCTGTCATCCCAATTAAAATTGTCTATTTGTTCATCAGTGTATTCCTTATTGTCTACAAGCTGACCAAGTATTCTAAGTAGGTGCATCCATTGTGTTTCAGCTGATGAGAAACTACAAAATAGTGTAACAGGACCTAACTGCCTAATCATTGCAAACAGatcttttttagctttttcaAAGTATGGAGGTGAACCTCTCAATGCATTTAAAAATTTGTATCCATCATCATGACGAATCAATCTGTCTATTGATCCTTGCTGTTTAAGTTGTCCAGCagtaatatttttgttgtttcccTTACATTTTCTCAGAGCTATATGTGATTTTCCTAAGAGAATTTTCATTTgcaacttttttgttttgtaaaatatattttcaatgcaCACTGCAGCTCGTCTGTCAGACCGTCTCAACTCTGATTTACATATATCACTATAGTTAATATCGactaatctttgtttattgtCAATTCGTGGTTGTCCAAGAAATATTCCAGGGTATGCTAACTCTTCACAATATTTGTCTCTAAAAACACTTAATGGTCTATTCCCTTCACCTGGAGCAATATTTAATATGTTTTGCCTTTCATTATCTTCTAAAAAGTCAGTTGCTGTAAACATAGTATCAGTAACACCAGCAATTGTTTCTGCTTCATCTTCATGTTATTCATTTTGGTCTAGCCCTTCAGAATcaatatcattgtcatcagtttCATCTATTGTATCTGactgtaccttctcattaatttcatcattatcagcTCTGTTGTATTGATTGATCCAGTCATTATTCAGTACTATACCTTCATCTCTATATAAACTACTATGTGTTATAAGCCAATTTGCTGCTTGAAGTACTTTATATGGTCTTACATTTAGTGACAGTGCAGAACTCTTATATTTCAGCATCCGCTTTAAATTAACTTTAATTGTAGCAGTTTGATTTTGCAATCGTGGTAATATATTAACTGTATTAGTTACATCAGCAGGTACATTAACAATATTTCCATGTATCTTAAGCTGTCTCCCCCTAGGTGCCTGCATTAATTTTTGAAATGCAATTCTTGGAGCTAATAATCTACATTCTAGTTCATTGAGATCAAAGAAATCTGGTTTATCTGGAAATGCCATACCATTCGCTACAGCACATGGTGggactttatttttttgcaaataattAGAGCATGTTCTACAAACCCATTCTTTGTTACCAACACTTATCTTATTTAATAGATATTTCACAACATCAGGATTTGATTGTCTCAGCTTAGTAGTACTACTCACACTATGTTTATACCATAGTTGATCACAACATATACAAATATACAGAGGGCCTTGGTTTACTATTTCTTGGAACCGCTTTATTGCAAATTCAATGGATGAGTTAGCTCTATATTTTCTTTGGTATTCATTACGCTTTGATTTCTTTTCCGGTGATGCATtcatttctctattttttctttggtattcatttctctttgattttttttctggtgatGCATTCATTTCTCTATATTTTCTTAGGTATTCATTAcactttaatttcttttctggTGATGAATTAATTTCTCTATATTTTCTTAGGTATTCATTAcactttaatttcttttctggTGATGCATTCATTTCTCTATAATTTCTTTGGTATTCATttctctttgattttttttctggtgaagtattattttgtttggatTGCCTGTATTCCTTCATGTATTGCCTAATGTAGGTAGCCCTGTCTtgcttttttgtttcatttgaaTTAGAACTTTTGCTTGTACTTgcttgctttcttttttctggACGACTCGAAATTGTATTTTCCCTGTCAATATTGTTCGAACTTTGTTGATGTGAAACAGAACATGTTGATACGTAGTGCACTTGACCAATATGTCCTATGTATATTGTtctaatattatttattattgtatttgctGGCTCAACTAATGTGACTTCCCTAATATTTGAATCTGATTCTATAATATGAATCTTTAAACTCATTGCATCAGCAACAGCCTGTATTATAATATGATTGGCCCATGTTCCTTGTAGAGACACATTAGTTAAACACTGTGACCAAGATGAATCTATGATACTTTCAATAAATCGTTCAGGATTGTCCTTTAAATATCTCACTCCTAAAGCTCTAATTTCTGCATGTTTATTTGAATTACCATATAGCTGATGTGATACTGATTTGAAAAAGCAATCACCTCCTCCACCAACATCTAGTGGTGTTAAACCATGTCGAAGCATTCGGTATCTTAACGTAAAGTCACCATTACTATATAAACATATATcttcaatattattattatcagttACAGGACCAGGATTCAATTCAATGTCCCCAGACAATAAAAGAGTTTGTTTACATCCATTATACCTCACTGATGTTTTACAAGTTGCtctaaaaaaggaactatAGAAACTATTAAGTCTGTTAATGTATTTCAATTTCCAATAGTTATAGTTTGTAGCAATTCTGTAAAAAACAGATGAAACAGGTGTGCCCTTAATAATCAtctttttgtgtctttttcttaactttctATATCTGAGCAATCTCATAACTTTTTTTAGGGATATTCTAGATGGTTCTCTATCTCTACATTTGTGATTTAGTTGCTTTGAACATATTCGAGAATGTCTATGATTTTCTATACACTTGGAGATCTTGATAGATGGACAAGAtgtatgtttattattatcatgtttgttttcaataCTAGGCATAGTTTTCTCAAATGCATTTGTTATACTGTTATTACTAGTTTTTGAGGTGAATTCGTCAACAAGATTACTTCGATCATTATATACAGTGCTAAACATGTGATTTGTTTGCCCTGTTTTATCCGACAAATACAGCAACAtgtacacaggtatcccgaaaATACTTTTGTTCACAAATTGGTTTCCACAATATTTGCCATTATAGTGCCTTTCAGTCACATTGCTGTGATTATTAGTTTCCCGAAGGAAATTTTCAGTGTGCCGAAGCACAGTTAAGATCACATTGCTGTGATTACTAGTTCCCCGAAGGGAATATTCAGTGTGCCGAAGCACATTTTGAGCCCCATTTCTGGGTTTGTTTGCTTCCCGAAGGAATTCTATGCTCTCCCGAAGGAGATTTTGAGCCCCATTTCTGGGTTTATTGGTTCCCCGAAGGGAATTGAAGGACACCATACGGCCATAAGGACTGGTCTTGTGTAATAAGGCAAGCGATGCAATCGAGCTTTTGTTGgcaaacaaaccacataaAGCACCCCAAAATCTGAAATATTCTTTAGAAATACCAACATGACAAATGCATAAAAGGTTGTGCCTAGTACTAAACACAAAAGGGATAGAATACATTGTAAAAGAAGTATTAAATCAACTCACCTTCACAAGAGCTCGTGAAATCAAACGAGAAGTGCGAAGAGAAAGCACATGTTTGACTCCAATCATTTTCTGCTCGTGGACTATAATTCAAAACAACGTCGTAATCCGAAATCAATCCGATCCCTCTTCGCCAGCGACATCTACGACGACGATCACGTGTTCGATGAATGACCGCTAGGAACGCCTGCTTCAAGTGAAATTCTATTGTTTACAACTCTTTCTTTCACTCACTCAAACCGATGGCATAGtgacgagaggccccataaGGCCTTTCGTCACAAAAATCTAACGGGAAATAAACTTACGACTCTTGAGCCTTCATTCTTGGCGACACACATTCCTTGGTGACTCTTCGCCATTCTCATTCACACAca encodes:
- the LOC116607708 gene encoding uncharacterized protein LOC116607708 is translated as MRKKKNRKPYFDCLVQTGEAEKVRAVCYDPQLRKNLLEPYQNKSPIKITATKRMASTSTSEEFRMTKKSKITSAAPEFSYNSQVVSSIVTVQEALSAPEYKAVDIVAKVVTKNHENQLIIKQGQQLKKSDCIIGDEHSTIKLTLWEDLIDSVECGKTYTFKNVRIRVFDDVKYLSTNTSTSIEPADRQIHDINLTSEQFAENIIEGRFIGANVKAANSCVVCNTTLNQDDSEDDMITCPLPTCQTTMLFSECQTKLVCNLTVKKTDGKMQMYTCFNDGLQSFLISINKGDTRIDDLSPKELNKLFLTAGTKQLIVDNSTSVIHQVLF